From the genome of Streptomyces sp. V1I1, one region includes:
- a CDS encoding ABC transporter permease: protein MSITTEKASATAVDVSGAARHTDPALAPPARTGALRAPLRSAGRALLAVFTRTVAIAALLALWETAPRLGLVDRTFLPPFSEVVIAWWQLLLDGQLVEHTQASLGRSLTGFGFAVVVAVPLGLLIGWYKPLADLLGPLLEVFRNTAALALLPVFVLLLGIGETSKISIVLYACTWPILLNTISAVRSVDPTLLRLARSMDLPAPRIFQKVILPASVPTVFTGIRLAGGFAILVLVAAEMVGAKAGLGYLVNASQFNFAIPEMYAGIITISAIGVIFNQLLVALERRFTSWRTPTGN, encoded by the coding sequence ATGAGCATCACCACCGAGAAGGCGTCGGCAACCGCCGTCGATGTGAGCGGCGCGGCGCGGCACACCGATCCGGCGCTCGCGCCCCCCGCCCGCACCGGCGCACTGCGGGCTCCCCTGCGGAGCGCCGGCCGGGCCCTGCTTGCGGTGTTCACCCGGACCGTCGCGATCGCGGCGCTGCTCGCGCTGTGGGAGACCGCGCCCCGCCTCGGCCTCGTCGACCGTACTTTTCTGCCGCCGTTCTCCGAAGTCGTCATCGCCTGGTGGCAGCTGCTGCTCGACGGGCAGCTCGTCGAGCACACGCAGGCCAGCCTCGGGCGATCGCTCACCGGCTTCGGGTTCGCGGTCGTCGTCGCCGTACCGCTCGGCCTGCTGATCGGCTGGTACAAGCCGCTCGCGGATCTTCTCGGGCCACTCCTCGAGGTCTTCCGCAACACCGCGGCACTGGCGCTGCTGCCGGTCTTCGTGCTGCTGCTCGGCATCGGCGAGACCTCGAAGATCTCCATCGTCCTCTATGCGTGCACCTGGCCGATCCTGCTGAACACCATCAGCGCCGTACGCAGCGTCGATCCGACCCTGCTGAGGCTCGCCAGGTCAATGGATCTGCCCGCACCGCGGATCTTCCAGAAAGTGATCCTGCCCGCCTCGGTACCGACGGTATTCACCGGCATCCGGCTGGCCGGCGGGTTCGCGATCCTCGTCCTCGTCGCCGCCGAGATGGTGGGCGCCAAGGCCGGGCTCGGCTACCTCGTCAACGCCTCGCAGTTCAACTTCGCGATACCCGAGATGTATGCCGGGATCATCACCATCTCCGCCATCGGCGTGATCTTCAACCAGCTGCTCGTAGCCCTGGAACGCCGCTTCACGTCCTGGCGCACCCCGACCGGAAACTGA
- a CDS encoding ABC transporter ATP-binding protein: MTTAKISFQGIGKTFPVRGKRQPVTALDGIDLDIAAGEFVVVVGPSGCGKSTLLDLLGGLSEPTSGRILLDGEPISGPGLDRGIVFQQYALLPWRTAQGNVEFGLEATRVPRRERAERAREYLALVGLTGFEDRHPHELSGGMRQRVAIARSLAYDPDVLLMDEPFAALDAQTRESLQDELLRIWQRTGKTIVFITHGIDEAVRLGQRVAVLTSRPGRIKEIVPIDLGERGADADPRSSPEFAHHRHQIWSLLRDEVSRAQKEELEAVTP, from the coding sequence ATGACCACGGCGAAGATCAGCTTTCAGGGCATCGGCAAAACCTTCCCCGTACGCGGAAAGCGACAGCCCGTCACCGCGCTGGACGGTATCGATCTCGACATCGCCGCCGGGGAGTTCGTGGTTGTCGTCGGCCCCAGCGGCTGCGGGAAATCCACCCTGCTCGACCTGCTGGGCGGGCTCTCCGAGCCCACCTCGGGCCGGATCCTGCTGGACGGCGAACCCATCTCGGGCCCGGGTCTGGACCGCGGCATCGTCTTCCAGCAGTACGCCCTGCTCCCCTGGCGCACCGCCCAGGGCAATGTCGAGTTCGGGCTTGAAGCCACCCGGGTGCCGCGCCGCGAACGGGCCGAGCGGGCCCGGGAGTATCTGGCGCTCGTCGGGCTCACCGGCTTCGAGGACCGCCATCCGCACGAGCTCTCCGGAGGTATGCGCCAGCGTGTCGCCATCGCCCGCAGCCTCGCCTACGACCCCGATGTGCTGCTGATGGACGAGCCGTTCGCCGCGCTCGACGCGCAGACCCGGGAGTCGCTCCAGGACGAGCTGCTGCGGATCTGGCAGCGCACCGGCAAGACGATCGTGTTCATCACGCACGGCATCGACGAGGCGGTCCGTCTGGGGCAGCGGGTCGCCGTGCTTACCTCCCGGCCCGGCCGGATCAAAGAGATCGTGCCGATCGACCTGGGTGAGAGAGGCGCCGACGCCGATCCGCGGTCCAGCCCCGAGTTTGCGCACCACCGACATCAGATCTGGAGCCTGCTGCGCGATGAGGTCAGCCGGGCCCAGAAGGAGGAGCTGGAGGCCGTAACGCCATGA
- a CDS encoding ABC transporter substrate-binding protein translates to MTSTRRTFLVLSGLSALAAAGCGTASGSGVRNTRTLRYQGSAGAVNPAELAAALGYLEDLKLDWVGNTISGPQDIQSAASGQIDFGGAFNGAVVKLASRKARIKAVISYYGSDKYAYSGFYVAEKSAIRRPRDLIGKKVGMNTLGAHAEAMLDIYLKKNGLSRAEAEQVERIVVPPVNTEQSLRQRQIDVAVLGGILRDKALQTGGIRKIFSDFELRGGFSAGTYVLTERFIEQNPETVRTFVTGVGKALDWSRTTPHEEVVAKMTEILTKRKRNESADALKYWRSYGVSAPGGRIDEQEISVWADWLTERGDLKSGQVKVPDLYTNKFNKGATKAGS, encoded by the coding sequence ATGACCTCCACCAGACGCACCTTCCTTGTGCTCTCAGGACTCTCCGCGCTGGCGGCTGCGGGCTGCGGCACAGCGAGCGGCAGCGGCGTCCGCAACACCAGGACGCTCCGCTACCAGGGTTCGGCCGGCGCGGTGAACCCGGCCGAACTCGCCGCGGCCCTCGGCTATTTGGAGGACCTGAAGCTCGACTGGGTCGGCAACACCATCAGCGGCCCGCAGGACATCCAGTCCGCCGCCTCCGGTCAGATCGACTTCGGGGGCGCATTCAACGGCGCAGTGGTCAAGCTCGCCTCCCGCAAGGCTCGCATCAAGGCCGTCATCAGCTACTACGGCTCCGACAAGTACGCCTACAGCGGCTTCTACGTCGCCGAGAAGAGCGCCATCCGCCGGCCCCGCGACCTCATCGGCAAGAAGGTCGGCATGAACACCCTCGGCGCCCACGCCGAGGCGATGCTCGACATCTACCTCAAGAAGAACGGCCTGAGCAGGGCAGAAGCCGAGCAGGTCGAGCGGATCGTCGTACCGCCAGTCAACACCGAACAGTCGCTGCGCCAGCGGCAGATCGACGTGGCCGTCCTCGGCGGCATCCTGCGCGACAAGGCGCTGCAGACCGGCGGCATACGCAAGATCTTCAGCGACTTCGAGCTGCGCGGGGGCTTCAGCGCAGGCACCTATGTGCTGACAGAGCGCTTCATCGAACAGAACCCGGAGACGGTGCGGACCTTCGTCACCGGCGTGGGCAAGGCCCTGGACTGGTCCCGTACGACACCGCACGAAGAGGTCGTCGCCAAGATGACCGAGATCCTCACCAAGCGGAAGCGCAACGAGAGCGCCGACGCGCTCAAGTACTGGCGCTCCTACGGTGTCTCCGCGCCCGGCGGCCGGATCGACGAGCAGGAGATTTCCGTCTGGGCCGACTGGCTCACCGAGCGGGGAGACCTCAAGTCCGGCCAGGTGAAGGTCCCCGACCTGTACACCAACAAGTTCAACAAGGGCGCCACGAAGGCGGGGAGTTGA
- a CDS encoding putative leader peptide: protein MSQADILVSRLHVDLRRHASALCAAGR, encoded by the coding sequence GTGAGTCAAGCTGACATTCTCGTATCGCGCCTGCACGTCGATCTTCGACGGCACGCCAGCGCACTCTGTGCCGCCGGCCGCTGA
- a CDS encoding phosphodiester glycosidase family protein, with product MGLGRARRSVVLVATVSALTAGALSPAVADSTPDPRPRDAAEVLRPLAPPPASAPAGRPRATADGDGIETARSSRPIAPGIRLTSYDRLESNKWLRVDALSVDLAGSGAQADYLSSGKVAERRTVSELAAGHDAGPGRRTVAAINADFFDINQTGAPQGPGIKDGKVTHSPATGANRAVGIGPGSAGRVLQLYFDGTLTLPSGTHQLTAYNAANVPAGGIGAYTVAWGTADRALTVDAATPVAEALVRDGKVVAVTGRPGTGPIAPDTTVLVGREAGAGLLAALRPGDPVSLEYRPRTDSGPVPRTAVGGRELLVVDGVPQNHEGEGNNTAAPRTAVGFSKDGSAMQVITVDGRQADSGGVTLTELGLMMKQAGAQSALNLDGGGSSTLLAREPGSDALQVENSPSDGSERTVPNGLALTAPDGSGRLRGFWVETRTPAGSAPTADPVKGGHPERVFPGLTRRLTAAGYDETYGPAAGTPHWRAVRPSVGRVDGHGLFRARHSGTTEIRAERAGAHGSTELTVLDDLARIEPTTRRVGLADASATGAFGILGLDAQGNSAPVEPGDVQLAYDHTQFDIRDDGRGSFAVTSRTGGGAGRITATVAGVTTVLAVSVGLAEQPVSAFDDAASWTFSQARASGSVAATPDGQSGTGLELSYDFTQSTATRAAYANPPRQIAVPGQSQSFTLWIKGDGKGAWPTLHLKDAAGSDQLLRGPYVTWTGWRQVAFAVPPGAAMPLSVHRFYLAETAAAKQYTGKIVIDGLAAQLPPTVDLPEQPRTADPLIDPAAETEGRDWQFAVMSDAQFVARDPDSAIVAQARRTLREIKATRPDFVVVNGDLVDEGSPADLAFARRVLTEELGDEVPWYYVPGNHEVMGGKIDNFITEFGPAHRTFDHRGTRFLTLDTSSLTLRGGGFDQIKEVRAQLDAAAKDPDVGSVMVVEHVPPRDPNVQKGSQLSDRKEAALIEQWLAEFRRTTGKGAGLVGSHVGVFHAEHVDGVPYLVNGNSGKSPAGPADEGGFTGWSLLGVDKVSRGEQSAGRARPWEGGPDWVSVQTRAHVDGLTLDAPAALRPGDSEDAGATVTQGARRVPVAFPLSADWTGSPNLYIGAPEDARHRHAAAFDPTTGRLTALRPGTVTLAVTVAGVTQRTEVRIAAEGAGVGRAA from the coding sequence GTGGGCCTTGGCAGAGCAAGACGCTCCGTCGTGCTGGTCGCGACGGTGTCCGCACTGACGGCGGGGGCGCTGTCCCCCGCCGTCGCCGATTCCACCCCCGACCCCCGTCCCCGTGACGCGGCCGAAGTACTGCGCCCCCTCGCCCCGCCGCCTGCGAGCGCCCCGGCCGGACGTCCCAGAGCCACTGCCGACGGCGACGGTATCGAGACCGCGCGCAGCTCCCGGCCGATCGCCCCGGGTATCCGCCTCACCTCGTACGACCGGCTCGAATCCAACAAGTGGCTGCGGGTCGACGCACTCTCCGTCGATCTCGCCGGCAGCGGCGCACAGGCCGACTACCTCTCCTCGGGCAAGGTCGCCGAGCGCCGTACCGTCTCCGAACTCGCCGCCGGTCACGACGCCGGACCCGGCCGGCGCACCGTCGCCGCCATCAACGCCGACTTCTTCGACATCAACCAGACCGGCGCTCCGCAGGGCCCCGGCATCAAGGACGGCAAGGTCACCCACTCGCCGGCCACCGGCGCCAACCGGGCCGTCGGCATCGGCCCCGGGAGCGCGGGACGCGTCCTGCAGCTCTACTTCGACGGCACCCTGACGCTGCCCTCGGGAACGCACCAGCTGACCGCGTACAACGCCGCGAACGTCCCGGCCGGCGGTATCGGCGCGTACACCGTGGCCTGGGGAACCGCCGACCGTGCCCTGACCGTGGACGCCGCAACTCCCGTCGCCGAAGCGCTCGTACGGGACGGCAAAGTCGTCGCGGTCACGGGCAGGCCCGGCACCGGGCCGATCGCCCCGGACACCACCGTTCTGGTCGGACGGGAGGCCGGCGCCGGACTCCTCGCCGCGCTGCGCCCCGGCGACCCGGTGTCCCTGGAGTACCGTCCGCGCACCGACAGCGGACCCGTCCCGCGCACCGCGGTCGGCGGCCGTGAACTCCTCGTCGTCGACGGCGTACCCCAGAACCACGAGGGCGAGGGAAACAACACCGCCGCCCCCCGCACCGCCGTCGGCTTCTCCAAGGACGGCAGCGCGATGCAGGTCATCACCGTCGACGGCAGGCAGGCCGACAGCGGCGGCGTCACCCTCACCGAGCTCGGCCTGATGATGAAACAGGCCGGCGCGCAAAGCGCGCTCAACCTCGACGGCGGCGGATCGTCGACGCTGCTCGCGCGCGAGCCCGGCAGCGACGCCCTCCAGGTGGAGAACAGCCCCTCCGACGGCAGCGAGCGCACGGTACCCAACGGTCTCGCGCTCACCGCGCCCGACGGCAGCGGACGGCTACGCGGTTTCTGGGTCGAGACCCGCACCCCCGCCGGTAGCGCCCCCACCGCCGACCCGGTCAAGGGCGGCCACCCCGAGCGGGTGTTCCCCGGACTGACCCGTCGGCTCACCGCCGCCGGATACGACGAGACGTACGGACCTGCTGCGGGAACGCCGCACTGGCGTGCCGTACGGCCCTCGGTGGGCCGGGTCGACGGCCACGGCTTGTTCCGGGCGCGGCACAGCGGCACCACCGAGATCCGTGCCGAACGCGCCGGCGCCCACGGCAGCACCGAGCTGACCGTCCTCGACGACCTTGCCCGGATCGAGCCGACCACCCGGCGTGTCGGCCTCGCGGACGCGAGCGCCACCGGCGCGTTCGGCATCCTCGGCCTCGACGCGCAGGGCAACAGCGCGCCCGTGGAACCCGGCGATGTGCAACTCGCCTACGACCACACGCAATTCGACATACGCGACGACGGCCGGGGCTCCTTCGCCGTCACCTCCCGTACGGGCGGCGGCGCCGGGCGGATCACGGCGACCGTCGCCGGCGTCACCACCGTCCTCGCCGTCAGCGTCGGCCTCGCCGAGCAGCCGGTGTCGGCCTTCGACGACGCGGCGTCGTGGACCTTCAGCCAGGCGCGCGCGAGCGGTTCGGTCGCGGCGACGCCCGACGGGCAGAGCGGCACCGGCCTGGAGCTCAGCTACGACTTCACGCAGTCGACCGCGACCCGCGCCGCGTACGCCAACCCGCCGCGGCAGATCGCCGTCCCGGGCCAGTCGCAGTCCTTCACGCTCTGGATCAAGGGCGACGGGAAGGGCGCGTGGCCGACGCTGCACCTCAAGGACGCGGCCGGATCCGACCAGCTGCTGCGCGGCCCGTACGTCACCTGGACCGGCTGGCGGCAGGTAGCCTTCGCCGTCCCGCCCGGGGCCGCGATGCCGCTGTCGGTTCACCGCTTCTATCTGGCCGAGACCGCTGCCGCCAAGCAGTACACCGGCAAGATCGTGATCGACGGTCTCGCCGCGCAGCTGCCGCCGACCGTCGACCTGCCCGAACAGCCGCGTACGGCCGATCCGCTGATCGATCCCGCGGCCGAAACCGAGGGCAGGGACTGGCAGTTCGCGGTCATGTCCGACGCGCAGTTCGTCGCCCGTGACCCCGACAGTGCGATCGTGGCGCAGGCGCGGCGGACTCTGCGGGAGATCAAGGCCACACGGCCCGACTTCGTCGTCGTCAACGGCGACCTGGTCGACGAGGGTTCGCCCGCGGACCTCGCGTTCGCGCGGCGTGTGCTGACCGAGGAGCTGGGGGACGAGGTGCCCTGGTACTACGTGCCCGGCAACCATGAGGTGATGGGCGGGAAGATCGACAACTTCATCACCGAATTCGGCCCCGCGCACCGTACGTTCGACCATCGCGGCACGCGCTTTCTGACGCTGGACACGTCGAGCCTGACCCTGCGCGGCGGCGGCTTCGACCAGATCAAGGAGGTGCGGGCGCAGCTCGACGCGGCGGCGAAGGACCCGGACGTCGGCTCGGTGATGGTCGTCGAGCATGTGCCGCCGCGCGACCCGAACGTCCAGAAGGGCAGCCAGCTGAGCGACCGCAAGGAGGCGGCGCTGATCGAGCAGTGGCTCGCGGAGTTCCGCCGTACGACGGGCAAGGGCGCGGGGCTCGTCGGCAGCCATGTCGGCGTCTTCCACGCCGAGCACGTGGACGGCGTGCCGTATCTGGTCAACGGCAACTCGGGCAAGAGTCCGGCGGGCCCGGCGGACGAGGGCGGCTTCACCGGCTGGTCGCTGCTCGGCGTCGACAAGGTCTCGCGGGGCGAGCAGTCGGCGGGCCGTGCCAGGCCGTGGGAGGGCGGCCCGGACTGGGTCTCCGTCCAGACCCGCGCGCACGTTGACGGCCTCACCCTGGACGCGCCCGCGGCACTGCGCCCCGGCGACAGCGAGGATGCCGGCGCGACGGTCACTCAGGGTGCGCGCAGGGTTCCGGTGGCTTTCCCGCTGAGCGCGGACTGGACGGGCTCGCCGAATCTGTACATCGGTGCCCCGGAGGACGCCCGCCACCGGCACGCGGCGGCGTTCGACCCGACGACGGGCCGGCTGACGGCCCTGCGGCCGGGGACGGTCACGCTGGCGGTGACGGTGGCCGGCGTGACGCAACGTACGGAGGTCCGCATAGCGGCGGAGGGAGCGGGGGTGGGCCGGGCGGCCTAG
- a CDS encoding PP2C family protein-serine/threonine phosphatase: protein MSDPLASRAAEAVEPDGGGEGSHPLLSLALAGMMDDVQAHSGAVYLLAHDEQVLEMAVMAGLPRAFAAPWERVSIGSPIPVAEATRERKLIWVSGEEDMARRYPRIAVVLPYPFALAALPIATADTTYGAVFVTWPGSHPPEISASEVGRLTAACDRLALRLARAAQQGRPVVPEADFLGPAAMTGTSGAVEAVHMLARVPDGMCSLDVNGHVTYANPAAGELLGLPSSGLLGNLLWSALPWLNDPVYEDRYRAALISQHATSFVALRPPQDWLMFRFHPSRSGISVHITPARGTVQEMPYDAPSQQPAGLVAISHILNLASALTEAVGVSDVIELVADEIMPAVGSRALVMLASDAGRLRVLGQRGYQNPETVDRFDGMPLAAQTPGAQALATGVPSFFESREQLEHIYPARYATRDGMAAWAYLPLIASGRPVGTCVLSYSEPHHFSTDERAVLTSLGGLIAQALERARLYDTKHRLAHGLQSALLPHSLPTLPGLEVAARYLPGTQGMDIGGDFYDLMRTGDAVIGDVQGHNVTAAGLMGQVRTAVRAYTAVGQPPGQVMESTNRLLIDLDADLLASCVYLHLDRLAGRGLLARAGHPQPLLRDPDGRVHVLDLAGGPLLGVDRLAAYPTTVVPLPPGSVLVLYTDGLIEVPGVDIDDALADLAALLASTADQPLEALADSLIRHATRSRQRSDDTALLLLRPEV from the coding sequence TTGTCCGATCCGCTCGCCTCACGGGCCGCAGAAGCCGTAGAACCGGACGGCGGGGGCGAGGGCTCCCACCCTCTCCTGTCGCTCGCGCTCGCCGGGATGATGGACGATGTCCAGGCCCACTCCGGAGCCGTCTACCTGCTCGCGCACGACGAGCAGGTCCTCGAGATGGCCGTCATGGCCGGGCTGCCCCGCGCCTTCGCCGCGCCCTGGGAACGCGTCTCGATCGGCTCGCCCATCCCCGTCGCCGAGGCGACGCGCGAGCGGAAGCTGATCTGGGTCTCCGGCGAGGAGGACATGGCCCGCCGCTATCCACGCATCGCGGTGGTCCTGCCCTATCCGTTCGCCCTCGCCGCCCTGCCCATCGCTACCGCCGACACCACGTACGGCGCCGTCTTCGTCACCTGGCCCGGCTCCCATCCGCCCGAGATATCCGCCAGTGAGGTCGGCCGTCTCACCGCCGCCTGCGACCGCCTCGCCCTGCGGCTGGCGCGCGCCGCGCAGCAGGGCCGCCCCGTCGTCCCCGAGGCAGACTTCCTGGGGCCCGCCGCCATGACCGGGACGAGCGGCGCGGTAGAGGCCGTGCACATGCTGGCGCGGGTGCCGGACGGCATGTGCTCCCTGGACGTGAACGGACACGTGACCTACGCCAACCCCGCGGCCGGCGAACTGCTCGGCCTCCCCTCGTCGGGGCTGCTGGGCAACCTGCTGTGGTCAGCCCTGCCATGGCTGAACGACCCGGTGTACGAAGACCGCTACCGGGCGGCTCTGATCAGCCAGCACGCCACGTCCTTCGTGGCGCTGCGCCCGCCGCAGGACTGGCTGATGTTCCGCTTCCACCCCAGCAGAAGCGGCATCAGCGTGCACATCACCCCGGCCCGCGGAACCGTCCAGGAGATGCCCTACGACGCACCGTCGCAGCAACCCGCGGGCCTGGTGGCGATATCCCACATCCTCAACCTGGCCAGCGCGCTGACCGAGGCCGTCGGCGTGTCCGACGTGATCGAGCTGGTCGCGGACGAGATCATGCCGGCCGTCGGGAGCCGCGCGCTGGTCATGCTCGCGTCCGACGCCGGGCGGCTGCGCGTCCTGGGCCAGCGCGGCTACCAGAACCCGGAGACCGTCGACCGGTTCGACGGCATGCCCCTGGCCGCCCAGACGCCCGGCGCGCAGGCGCTCGCGACCGGAGTGCCGTCCTTCTTCGAGTCGCGCGAACAGCTGGAGCACATCTATCCCGCGCGCTACGCGACCCGTGACGGCATGGCCGCCTGGGCCTATCTGCCGCTGATCGCCTCCGGACGGCCCGTAGGCACCTGCGTACTCAGCTACTCGGAGCCGCACCACTTCTCCACCGACGAGCGCGCCGTCCTCACCAGTCTCGGCGGCCTCATCGCCCAGGCACTTGAACGGGCCCGGCTCTACGACACCAAACACCGGCTGGCCCACGGTCTCCAGTCCGCCCTGCTGCCGCACTCCCTGCCCACCCTGCCCGGCCTGGAGGTCGCCGCGCGCTATCTGCCCGGCACCCAGGGCATGGACATCGGCGGCGACTTCTACGACCTGATGCGTACCGGCGACGCGGTCATCGGAGATGTGCAAGGCCACAACGTCACCGCCGCCGGGCTGATGGGCCAGGTCCGCACCGCCGTCCGCGCCTATACGGCGGTCGGCCAGCCGCCCGGCCAGGTCATGGAGAGCACCAACCGGCTGCTGATCGACCTAGACGCGGATCTGCTGGCCAGCTGCGTCTATCTCCATCTCGACCGGCTGGCCGGCCGCGGCCTGCTGGCCCGAGCCGGACACCCCCAGCCGCTGCTCCGCGATCCGGACGGCCGGGTCCACGTCCTGGATCTGGCAGGCGGCCCGCTGCTCGGCGTCGACCGGTTGGCCGCCTACCCCACCACGGTGGTGCCGCTGCCCCCGGGATCCGTACTGGTCCTGTACACGGACGGTCTGATCGAGGTGCCCGGCGTCGACATCGACGACGCCCTGGCGGACCTGGCCGCACTACTGGCAAGCACCGCCGACCAGCCGCTCGAAGCGCTGGCCGACAGCCTGATCCGCCACGCGACGCGCAGCCGTCAACGCAGCGACGACACGGCGCTGTTGCTGCTCCGCCCGGAAGTCTGA
- a CDS encoding enoyl-CoA hydratase/isomerase family protein, whose product MALDDSVLLRTEGRAGYITLNRPRALNALTHPMVRTIDAALVQWEQDEAVAVVVVSGAGERGLCAGGDIRAIHADALAGGNTSFDFWRDEYRLNARIARYSKPYVALMDGIVMGGGVGVSAHGDVRVVTERSAVAMPETGIGFVPDVGGTHLLAQAPGELGTHLALTGTAVGAADALLCRLADHFIPSSRLAELTASLAGLDVAEAVRLCAQAAPEGELARHREWIDDCYAAESVEEILDRLLDCGDPAAKEAAETILTRSPTSLKVTLAALRRARQLGVLEPVLDQEYRVSCAAFSSPDLVEGVRAQVIDKDRRPRWSPAELSEVTDADVARFFAPLGDGELRLSSSTR is encoded by the coding sequence ATGGCCCTCGACGACTCCGTACTGCTGCGCACCGAGGGCCGCGCGGGGTACATCACTCTCAACCGTCCCCGTGCTCTCAACGCCCTCACCCACCCGATGGTCCGCACCATCGACGCGGCGCTCGTACAGTGGGAGCAGGACGAAGCCGTCGCGGTCGTGGTGGTCTCCGGAGCCGGTGAACGGGGGCTCTGCGCGGGCGGCGACATCCGCGCCATTCACGCGGACGCGCTGGCGGGCGGGAACACGTCGTTCGACTTCTGGCGGGACGAGTACCGCCTCAACGCCCGTATCGCCCGCTACTCCAAGCCCTATGTCGCCCTCATGGACGGCATCGTCATGGGCGGCGGCGTCGGCGTCTCCGCGCACGGCGACGTACGCGTCGTCACCGAGCGCTCCGCCGTCGCCATGCCGGAGACGGGCATCGGCTTCGTGCCGGACGTTGGTGGTACGCATCTGCTCGCACAGGCTCCCGGGGAGCTCGGCACTCATCTCGCGCTCACCGGCACGGCGGTGGGCGCGGCCGACGCACTGCTGTGCCGGCTCGCCGATCACTTCATACCGTCGAGCCGGCTGGCGGAGCTCACCGCGTCGCTCGCCGGGCTGGATGTGGCCGAGGCGGTGCGGCTGTGCGCGCAGGCCGCGCCCGAAGGTGAACTGGCCCGGCACCGCGAGTGGATCGACGACTGTTACGCCGCCGAATCCGTGGAGGAGATCCTCGACCGGCTGCTCGACTGCGGCGACCCGGCGGCGAAAGAGGCCGCCGAGACGATCCTCACCCGGTCCCCCACCTCGCTGAAGGTGACGCTCGCCGCGCTGCGCCGGGCCCGGCAGCTGGGAGTGCTGGAGCCGGTGCTCGACCAGGAGTACCGCGTTTCGTGTGCCGCTTTCTCGTCGCCCGATCTGGTGGAGGGCGTACGGGCACAGGTCATCGACAAGGACCGCAGGCCGCGTTGGTCGCCCGCGGAGCTGTCGGAGGTGACGGACGCGGATGTGGCCCGGTTCTTCGCGCCCCTCGGGGACGGCGAACTGCGGCTCTCCAGCTCGACCAGGTGA
- a CDS encoding serine hydrolase domain-containing protein — translation MSEHAPQIAGHCDERFEAVRTAFEENFRARGELGAAVTVFLDGESVVDLWGGWADEARTRPWERETLVNVWSTTKGPTALCAHLLADRGLLDLDAPVATYWPEFAAAGKEAIPVRHLLSHRAGLAGLREPHSIDQLYDWELTCARLAATEPWWEPGTQSGYHAMTYGFLVGEVIRRITGQLPGEFLHQEVTGPLGIDFTIGLPEKEAGRVAELVHPPAASSSEQAAIFAQLQPAALAALVNPIVGAADANTPAWRAAHIPAANGHGTARSVAALYGIFAGRGEFAGRRLLSPEAAERVREGQGSCRDLVLGAGFENETEVGLGLWLSGENGSYGPNPRAFGHDGFGGSCGLADPEAGISLGYVMNRMGPNIADDPRKMALVDALYEAVQLPA, via the coding sequence ATGTCAGAGCACGCACCACAGATCGCAGGCCACTGCGACGAACGCTTCGAGGCGGTGCGCACCGCCTTCGAGGAGAACTTCCGTGCCCGCGGCGAACTCGGCGCGGCCGTGACCGTGTTCCTCGACGGAGAGAGCGTCGTCGACCTGTGGGGCGGCTGGGCCGACGAGGCGCGCACCCGCCCGTGGGAGCGGGAGACGCTGGTCAATGTGTGGTCGACGACCAAGGGCCCCACCGCCCTGTGCGCGCATCTGCTCGCCGACCGGGGGCTGCTCGATCTGGACGCCCCCGTCGCCACCTACTGGCCGGAGTTCGCCGCGGCCGGCAAAGAGGCTATTCCCGTACGTCATCTGCTCTCGCACCGCGCGGGCCTGGCCGGGCTGCGCGAGCCGCACAGCATCGACCAGCTCTACGACTGGGAGCTGACCTGCGCTCGCCTCGCCGCCACCGAGCCCTGGTGGGAGCCGGGCACGCAGTCCGGGTATCACGCGATGACATACGGGTTCCTGGTCGGCGAAGTTATCCGGCGCATCACCGGGCAGCTCCCGGGAGAGTTTCTGCACCAGGAGGTCACCGGGCCGCTCGGTATCGACTTCACCATCGGTCTGCCGGAGAAGGAGGCGGGACGCGTCGCCGAGCTGGTGCATCCGCCGGCCGCGTCGAGCAGCGAACAGGCGGCAATCTTCGCCCAGTTGCAGCCTGCCGCCCTGGCGGCCCTGGTCAACCCCATCGTCGGAGCGGCGGACGCCAACACGCCCGCCTGGCGCGCTGCCCACATCCCCGCCGCCAACGGCCATGGCACCGCCCGGTCGGTCGCCGCGCTCTACGGGATCTTCGCGGGCCGCGGCGAGTTCGCGGGCCGGCGCCTGCTGTCCCCCGAAGCGGCCGAACGCGTCCGCGAAGGCCAGGGCAGTTGCCGGGACCTGGTGCTCGGTGCAGGGTTCGAGAACGAGACGGAGGTCGGGCTCGGCCTCTGGCTGAGCGGCGAGAACGGTTCGTACGGACCCAACCCCCGCGCCTTCGGACACGACGGCTTCGGCGGCTCCTGCGGCCTGGCCGACCCGGAGGCGGGCATCAGCCTCGGCTATGTCATGAATCGCATGGGCCCCAACATCGCCGACGATCCACGGAAGATGGCGCTGGTCGATGCCTTGTACGAGGCGGTTCAGCTGCCTGCCTAG